A part of Acidimicrobiales bacterium genomic DNA contains:
- the nucS gene encoding endonuclease NucS: MRLLIADCSVDYEGRLTAHLPRAVRLIMVKADGCVAVHADGGAYKPLNWMNAPNHLEQDDGRWTVTNPRGERLVITLHEVLTDSSHHLGADPGLRKDGVEAHLQELLAERPEVMGPGVTLVRREYPTDIGPVDLLCVDADGTTVAVEVKRRGEIDGVEQLTRYVERLRLDPRLEPVRGVFVAQVITPQARVLAGERGLRCVQVDYDELRGVDRGDLRLF, from the coding sequence GTGCGCCTGCTGATCGCCGACTGCTCGGTCGACTACGAGGGTCGCCTCACCGCCCACCTGCCGCGGGCCGTCCGGCTCATCATGGTGAAGGCCGACGGATGCGTCGCCGTGCACGCCGACGGCGGCGCCTACAAGCCGCTGAACTGGATGAACGCACCCAACCACCTCGAGCAGGACGACGGGCGGTGGACCGTCACCAACCCGAGGGGCGAGCGCCTCGTCATCACCCTCCACGAGGTCCTGACCGACTCGAGCCACCACCTGGGCGCCGACCCCGGCCTCCGCAAGGACGGCGTTGAGGCGCACCTGCAGGAGCTGCTCGCCGAGCGGCCCGAGGTGATGGGTCCGGGCGTCACCCTGGTGCGCCGCGAGTACCCCACCGACATCGGCCCGGTCGACCTGCTGTGCGTCGACGCCGACGGCACGACCGTCGCCGTCGAGGTGAAGCGGCGGGGGGAGATCGACGGCGTCGAGCAGCTCACCCGCTACGTGGAGCGGCTCCGCCTCGATCCCCGCCTGGAACCGGTGCGGGGTGTGTTCGTGGCCCAGGTCATCACGCCCCAGGCGCGGGTGCTGGCCGGCGAGCGGGGCCTCCGCTGCGTGCAGGTCGACTACGACGAGCTGCGGGGGGTCGACCGGGGCGACCTGCGCCTCTTCTAG
- a CDS encoding MaoC family dehydratase N-terminal domain-containing protein encodes MPINPEAVGARSDPVEYTWTSKDALLYAVGVGAGTGELAFTTENTTDTPQRVLPTMAVVLGFGTGGVFAKVGSFNPAMLVHGQQAITLHREIPVDGTVRNVAEIVGVHDKGKGALVVSETTSTLVSTGEPLFTSRSSAFIRGEGGWGGDRGPSGPVNEPPDREPDDVVGYQTSPDQALIYRLSGDRNPLHSDPAFSALGGFDRPILHGLCSYGFTGRALLHTLCDSDPARFRSMEGRFSSPVFPGDSLTVRIWRTGDGEAVFTTSRTGHLGAVDLTVIDQGRCTFA; translated from the coding sequence TTGCCCATCAACCCTGAAGCGGTCGGCGCCCGGTCCGACCCCGTCGAGTACACCTGGACCTCGAAGGACGCCCTCCTCTACGCCGTCGGCGTCGGTGCCGGCACCGGGGAGCTGGCCTTCACCACCGAGAACACCACCGACACGCCGCAGCGGGTGCTGCCCACCATGGCCGTGGTGCTCGGCTTCGGCACCGGCGGCGTGTTCGCCAAGGTCGGCTCGTTCAACCCGGCCATGCTGGTCCACGGGCAGCAGGCCATCACCCTGCACCGGGAGATCCCGGTCGACGGCACGGTGCGCAACGTGGCCGAGATCGTCGGGGTCCACGACAAGGGCAAGGGGGCCCTCGTCGTGTCGGAGACGACGTCGACGCTCGTGTCCACCGGCGAGCCGCTGTTCACCAGCCGGTCGTCGGCCTTCATCCGCGGCGAGGGCGGCTGGGGCGGCGACCGTGGCCCGTCCGGCCCGGTCAACGAGCCCCCCGACCGGGAGCCCGACGACGTCGTCGGCTACCAGACCAGCCCCGATCAGGCCCTCATCTACCGGCTGTCCGGCGATCGCAACCCGCTGCACTCCGACCCGGCCTTCTCCGCCCTGGGCGGCTTCGACCGCCCGATCCTCCACGGGCTGTGCTCGTACGGGTTCACGGGCCGGGCGCTGCTGCACACGCTGTGTGACAGCGACCCGGCGCGGTTCCGCAGCATGGAGGGGCGCTTCTCGTCGCCGGTGTTCCCCGGCGACAGCCTCACCGTCCGCATCTGGCGCACCGGCGACGGCGAGGCCGTGTTCACCACGTCGCGCACCGGGCACCTGGGTGCCGTCGACCTCACGGTGATCGACCAGGGCCGCTGCACCTTCGCCTGA
- a CDS encoding SDR family NAD(P)-dependent oxidoreductase, producing MNGICEGRVAIVTGAGRGIGREHALSLARQGAKVVVNDLGGEMDGSGRSSGPAQDVVDEIVAMGGAAVVNGDDVSDWEGAQRLINQAVETFGGLDVVVNNAGILRDRMLTNMTEDEWDAVMKVHLKGTFGPSRWAAAYWRERAKAGEANDGRIINTTSVSGIYGNPGQTNYGAAKAGIAAFTVIAARELKRYGVTVNAVAPAALTRMTEGLGMGQGGDEQREQMSPRWIAPIVTWLASSESASVTGRVFEASGVVLAVAEGWHRGPTTEPVDDPTVLGPIVERLLASARKNAGMDGNDLD from the coding sequence ATGAACGGCATCTGCGAGGGCCGGGTCGCGATCGTCACCGGGGCCGGTCGGGGGATCGGGCGGGAGCACGCCCTCTCCCTGGCCCGGCAGGGCGCCAAGGTCGTGGTGAACGACCTCGGCGGCGAGATGGACGGGTCCGGCCGGTCGAGCGGGCCCGCCCAGGACGTCGTCGACGAGATCGTCGCCATGGGCGGCGCGGCGGTGGTGAACGGCGACGACGTCTCCGACTGGGAGGGCGCCCAGCGGCTGATCAACCAGGCCGTCGAGACCTTCGGGGGCCTCGACGTGGTGGTGAACAACGCCGGCATCCTCCGCGACCGGATGCTGACCAACATGACCGAGGACGAGTGGGACGCGGTGATGAAGGTGCACCTCAAGGGCACCTTCGGCCCCTCGCGCTGGGCCGCCGCGTACTGGCGTGAGCGGGCCAAGGCCGGCGAGGCCAACGACGGCCGCATCATCAACACCACGTCGGTCTCGGGCATCTACGGCAACCCCGGCCAGACCAACTACGGGGCGGCCAAGGCCGGCATCGCGGCCTTCACGGTCATCGCCGCCCGCGAGCTGAAGCGCTACGGCGTCACGGTGAACGCGGTCGCCCCCGCCGCCCTCACCCGCATGACCGAGGGGCTCGGGATGGGCCAGGGCGGCGACGAACAGCGCGAGCAGATGTCGCCCCGTTGGATCGCCCCCATCGTGACCTGGCTGGCCAGCTCCGAGTCGGCCTCGGTCACCGGCCGGGTGTTCGAGGCGTCCGGCGTGGTGCTCGCGGTCGCCGAGGGCTGGCACCGCGGCCCCACCACCGAGCCCGTCGACGACCCCACCGTGCTTGGGCCCATCGTCGAGCGGCTGCTGGCGTCCGCCCGCAAGAACGCCGGCATGGACGGCAACGACCTCGACTGA
- a CDS encoding geranylgeranyl reductase family protein — protein MLTADVAVVGGGPAGAAAAITLARAGRHVVLVDRARFPRDKCCGDGLTVAALRLLEQLGLDPGMIPSWTPIAEACIRAPSGRIAAFPLPRDLGLFAAVAPRIELDAALLDLARGEGVKVADGHALTAARVEPDRIVLEVAGLGAVGARYAVGADGIWSPLRRALGAGVEGYRGEWHAFRQYVTNTGPEARRLWVWYEPDLLPGFAWSFPLPDGRANVGFGIQRGGRWRTRDMAALWPDLLGRAHVRAVLGADAVLDGTHKAWPIPARVEGVPLTAAGGRALFVGDAAAATDPLTGEGIGQALLTGALAARAIAEAGALRPARAAATYEGRVRGALAADHRLSTVVVRLLAHRRGAEGAIRLAALTPWTRRRFARWLFEDEPRALAVTPSRWHRHVLRGPGAYRR, from the coding sequence GTGCTGACCGCCGACGTGGCCGTCGTCGGCGGTGGCCCCGCCGGGGCCGCCGCCGCCATCACGCTCGCCCGCGCCGGGCGCCACGTCGTGCTGGTGGACCGGGCCCGGTTCCCCCGCGACAAGTGCTGTGGCGACGGCCTCACGGTGGCCGCCCTGCGCCTGCTCGAACAGCTGGGGCTCGACCCCGGGATGATCCCGTCGTGGACGCCGATCGCCGAGGCCTGCATCCGGGCGCCGTCCGGGCGGATCGCGGCCTTCCCGCTCCCCCGCGACCTCGGCCTGTTCGCGGCCGTGGCCCCCCGGATCGAGCTGGACGCGGCCCTGCTCGACCTGGCCCGGGGCGAGGGCGTCAAGGTCGCCGACGGCCACGCCCTCACTGCCGCCCGGGTCGAGCCCGACCGGATCGTGCTCGAGGTCGCGGGGCTCGGTGCGGTCGGGGCGCGCTACGCAGTCGGCGCCGACGGCATCTGGTCGCCGCTGCGGCGTGCGCTCGGCGCCGGCGTCGAGGGCTACCGCGGCGAGTGGCACGCCTTCCGGCAGTACGTCACGAACACCGGCCCCGAGGCTCGCCGCCTCTGGGTCTGGTACGAGCCCGACCTCCTGCCCGGCTTCGCGTGGTCGTTCCCGCTCCCCGACGGGCGGGCCAACGTGGGCTTCGGCATCCAGCGGGGCGGGCGCTGGCGCACCCGCGACATGGCCGCCCTCTGGCCCGATCTGTTGGGCCGCGCCCACGTGCGGGCGGTGCTCGGAGCCGACGCCGTCCTCGACGGCACGCACAAGGCGTGGCCCATCCCGGCCCGCGTCGAGGGCGTCCCCCTCACCGCCGCCGGGGGGAGGGCGCTGTTCGTCGGCGACGCCGCCGCCGCCACCGACCCGCTCACCGGCGAGGGCATCGGCCAGGCTCTCCTCACCGGCGCGCTGGCCGCCCGGGCCATCGCGGAGGCCGGGGCCCTGCGCCCGGCGCGGGCGGCCGCCACCTACGAGGGGCGAGTCCGGGGCGCGCTCGCCGCCGACCACCGCCTGTCGACCGTGGTGGTGCGCCTGCTGGCCCATCGGCGCGGAGCCGAGGGCGCGATCCGGCTCGCCGCGCTCACGCCGTGGACGCGACGCCGCTTCGCTCGCTGGCTGTTCGAAGACGAGCCGCGCGCCCTCGCGGTCACCCCGTCGCGCTGGCACCGCCACGTTCTCCGAGGACCCGGCGCCTACCGGCGCTGA
- a CDS encoding nitronate monooxygenase, giving the protein MRTRLTDVLEVEHPVMLAGMGGVSYHQLVAAVSEAGGFGCLGASTMGGDLMVTEMAAVRSLTDKPFGVDLLTAMPGDLVAQVQKVIDGGARVFVAGLGVPRDVVDLCHGHNVLVASMCGKVRHAVNAVAAGCDLVVAQGTEAGGHTGQVATMALVPQVVDAVGDRVPVVAAGGLFDGRGLAAALALGADGVWVGTRFIATPEARAVRGYKETLLALAEDGTTVSRAYTGKTCRVVRTSYTQHFDDHPDQLQPFPQQARRSIEDGVNHLGAGDREAVDPSREFMPCGQGVGAIETLVPAGELVRRFVAEADAVIDRIGSLRSAR; this is encoded by the coding sequence ATGCGCACCCGGCTCACCGACGTGCTCGAGGTGGAGCATCCCGTGATGCTGGCGGGGATGGGGGGCGTGAGCTACCACCAGCTGGTGGCCGCGGTGTCCGAGGCGGGCGGCTTCGGCTGCCTCGGCGCCTCCACCATGGGCGGCGACCTGATGGTGACGGAGATGGCTGCCGTCCGCAGCCTCACCGACAAGCCCTTCGGGGTCGACCTGCTCACGGCCATGCCCGGCGATCTGGTGGCCCAGGTGCAGAAGGTCATCGACGGCGGGGCCAGGGTGTTCGTGGCCGGGCTCGGGGTCCCGCGCGACGTCGTCGACCTGTGCCACGGCCACAACGTGCTGGTGGCGAGCATGTGCGGCAAGGTCCGCCACGCCGTCAACGCCGTTGCCGCCGGGTGCGACCTGGTCGTGGCCCAGGGAACCGAGGCCGGCGGCCACACCGGCCAGGTGGCGACCATGGCGCTCGTCCCCCAGGTGGTCGACGCCGTCGGCGACCGGGTCCCGGTCGTCGCCGCCGGCGGGCTGTTCGACGGGCGGGGCCTGGCGGCCGCCCTCGCCCTCGGCGCCGACGGGGTCTGGGTCGGCACCCGCTTCATCGCCACCCCCGAGGCGCGGGCCGTGCGTGGCTACAAGGAGACCCTCCTCGCCCTGGCCGAGGACGGCACCACCGTGAGCCGGGCGTACACCGGCAAGACGTGCCGGGTCGTGCGCACCAGCTACACCCAGCACTTCGACGACCACCCCGACCAGCTGCAGCCCTTCCCGCAGCAGGCCCGCAGGTCGATCGAGGACGGCGTCAACCATCTGGGCGCCGGCGACCGCGAGGCCGTCGACCCGAGCCGCGAGTTCATGCCGTGCGGTCAGGGGGTCGGTGCGATCGAGACCCTGGTCCCGGCCGGCGAGCTGGTGCGGCGCTTCGTCGCCGAGGCCGACGCGGTCATCGACCGCATCGGCTCCCTGCGCTCGGCCCGGTAG
- a CDS encoding LLM class F420-dependent oxidoreductase, producing MRLSMQLSYAGGFGEAADQVAALEKAGLDMVWVAEAYGFDAPSLMGYLAARTDTVEIASGILPVYTRTPTLLAMTAAGIDALSGGRCVLGLGASGPQVIEGFHGVPYDAPIGRTREIIEICRSVWRRDRVTYDGRYYTLPLPADRGTGLGKPLKMITHPVRDRIPIYVASLGPKNVEATAELADGWLPLLFEPERAGDVWGDDLAAGRAKRPADLGPLEVVAGGMVAVVDDPDEAGRLRDLGRPMAALYVGGMGARGRNFYNSLFRRYGYEAEAELIQDLYLSGKKAEAAAAVPAGFLEASSLIGPEGFVRERIEAYREAGVTVLNIAPVGPDPVKLVEQVRAWAA from the coding sequence ATGCGGCTCAGCATGCAGCTCAGCTACGCCGGCGGCTTCGGGGAGGCGGCCGACCAGGTCGCCGCCCTGGAGAAGGCCGGTCTCGACATGGTCTGGGTGGCCGAGGCCTACGGCTTCGACGCCCCCAGCCTGATGGGCTACCTGGCGGCCCGCACCGACACGGTCGAGATCGCGAGCGGCATCCTGCCGGTCTACACCCGCACGCCGACCCTGCTCGCCATGACGGCGGCCGGCATCGACGCGCTCTCCGGGGGGCGCTGCGTGCTGGGTCTGGGAGCATCGGGCCCACAGGTCATCGAGGGCTTCCACGGCGTGCCCTACGACGCCCCGATCGGGCGGACCAGGGAGATCATCGAGATCTGCCGGTCGGTCTGGCGCCGCGATCGGGTCACCTACGACGGTCGCTACTACACCCTGCCGCTCCCCGCCGACCGCGGGACCGGGTTGGGCAAGCCGCTGAAGATGATCACCCACCCCGTTCGCGACCGGATCCCCATCTACGTGGCCTCGCTGGGTCCGAAGAACGTGGAGGCCACGGCCGAGCTGGCCGACGGATGGCTGCCCCTGCTCTTCGAGCCGGAGCGGGCCGGGGACGTGTGGGGCGACGATCTGGCCGCCGGCCGGGCCAAGCGGCCCGCTGACCTGGGGCCGCTCGAGGTCGTGGCCGGTGGGATGGTGGCGGTGGTGGACGACCCCGACGAGGCCGGCCGGCTGCGCGACCTGGGCCGTCCCATGGCCGCGCTGTACGTGGGCGGCATGGGTGCCCGCGGCCGCAACTTCTACAACTCGCTGTTCCGGCGCTACGGCTACGAGGCCGAGGCCGAGCTCATCCAGGACCTGTACCTGTCGGGCAAGAAGGCCGAGGCGGCCGCGGCGGTGCCGGCCGGCTTCCTGGAGGCCTCCTCGCTGATCGGCCCGGAGGGCTTCGTGCGCGAGCGCATCGAGGCCTACCGGGAGGCCGGCGTGACGGTGCTCAACATCGCCCCCGTCGGCCCGGATCCGGTGAAGCTGGTCGAGCAGGTGAGGGCCTGGGCGGCGTGA